Proteins encoded in a region of the Podarcis muralis chromosome 4, rPodMur119.hap1.1, whole genome shotgun sequence genome:
- the TAF1D gene encoding TATA box-binding protein-associated factor RNA polymerase I subunit D isoform X1, translating to MLSASLVGQSPESPSGNKTQNGSLKPKLPKPKLDLRALFDYFRRKQHLKSRKWRPSARKKKVAKKKTAKCKERETCERRQQPRVPGKKRKKKLTEKVVNFPFVERLYGVKRIPFRMVCLYEQAALNGYFRYIETLKLEKLMEKSLTQLNAVDDLENESLETRKYKYVDEDEPLSPIVETNGDDQTESSADKEEIGAKIVENSCFILSSEIPKKTRKRKSNMCSSSTTRN from the exons ATGCTGTCAGCAAGTCTTGTTGGTCAATCTCCTGAGAGTCCATCTGGCAATAAAACACAGAATGGCTCTCTCAAGCCTAAGTTGCCCAAACCTAAACTTGACCTCAGAGCCCTCTTTGACTACTTCAGAAGGAAGCAGCATCTGAAGAGTAGAAAGTGGAGGCCAAGCGCCAGGAAGAAGAAAGTCGCAAAGAAGAAAACTGCAAAATGCAAGGAGCGAGAAACATGTGAGAGGAGACAGCAGCCAAGAGTCCCAGGAAAGAAACGGAAAAAGAAACTTACTGAGAAAGTTGTTAATTTTCCTTTTGTGGAGAGACTGTACGGAGTGAAACGCATTCCCTTCAGAATGGTGTGTCTGTATGAG CAAGCAGCTTTAAATGGATACTTCAGATACATTGAAACGCTGAAattggagaagctcatggaaaaaTCTTTGACGCAGTTGAATGCTGTGGATGATCTAGAAAACGAAAGTCTGGAGACAAGAAAGTACAAATACGTGGATGAGGATGAACCTCTTTCTCCCATTGTGGAGACAAA TGGAGATGACCAAACTGAGAGTTCTGCAGATAAAGAAGAAATAGGTGCCAAGATAGTG GAAAACAGCTGTTTCATACTAAGTAGTGAAATTCCAAAGAAGACACGCAAGAGGAAGTCAAA CATGTGTTCCTCCAGCACTACCAGGAACTGA
- the TAF1D gene encoding TATA box-binding protein-associated factor RNA polymerase I subunit D isoform X2 → MLSASLVGQSPESPSGNKTQNGSLKPKLPKPKLDLRALFDYFRRKQHLKSRKWRPSARKKKVAKKKTAKCKERETCERRQQPRVPGKKRKKKLTEKVVNFPFVERLYGVKRIPFRMVCLYEQAALNGYFRYIETLKLEKLMEKSLTQLNAVDDLENESLETRKYKYVDEDEPLSPIVETNGDDQTESSADKEEIGAKIVENSCFILSSEIPKKTRKRKSNTTRN, encoded by the exons ATGCTGTCAGCAAGTCTTGTTGGTCAATCTCCTGAGAGTCCATCTGGCAATAAAACACAGAATGGCTCTCTCAAGCCTAAGTTGCCCAAACCTAAACTTGACCTCAGAGCCCTCTTTGACTACTTCAGAAGGAAGCAGCATCTGAAGAGTAGAAAGTGGAGGCCAAGCGCCAGGAAGAAGAAAGTCGCAAAGAAGAAAACTGCAAAATGCAAGGAGCGAGAAACATGTGAGAGGAGACAGCAGCCAAGAGTCCCAGGAAAGAAACGGAAAAAGAAACTTACTGAGAAAGTTGTTAATTTTCCTTTTGTGGAGAGACTGTACGGAGTGAAACGCATTCCCTTCAGAATGGTGTGTCTGTATGAG CAAGCAGCTTTAAATGGATACTTCAGATACATTGAAACGCTGAAattggagaagctcatggaaaaaTCTTTGACGCAGTTGAATGCTGTGGATGATCTAGAAAACGAAAGTCTGGAGACAAGAAAGTACAAATACGTGGATGAGGATGAACCTCTTTCTCCCATTGTGGAGACAAA TGGAGATGACCAAACTGAGAGTTCTGCAGATAAAGAAGAAATAGGTGCCAAGATAGTG GAAAACAGCTGTTTCATACTAAGTAGTGAAATTCCAAAGAAGACACGCAAGAGGAAGTCAAA CACTACCAGGAACTGA